The proteins below come from a single Streptomyces tubercidicus genomic window:
- a CDS encoding ribonuclease H family protein, which translates to MIARMAERVIAACDGASKGNPGPAGWAWVIADGAGTVVRWESGPLGTATNNVAELTALERLLTATDPAVPMEIRMDSQYAMKAVTTWLPGWKRKGWKTAAGKPVANQELVAGIDALLTDRSVEFRYVPAHQVDGDPLNDFADRAASQAAIVQEAAGSALGSPEPPPAPDAAPAAARRRTSGPAAKKASAPQRRGSGKPTRTLNAKFPGRCRCGRSYAAGEPITKNPEGWGHPACRSGAGDDMP; encoded by the coding sequence ATGATCGCGCGCATGGCTGAACGCGTGATCGCCGCCTGTGACGGCGCCTCGAAAGGAAACCCCGGGCCCGCGGGCTGGGCCTGGGTCATCGCCGACGGTGCCGGAACCGTCGTCCGGTGGGAGTCCGGACCGCTGGGCACCGCGACGAACAATGTCGCGGAACTCACGGCACTGGAACGTCTGCTGACAGCCACCGATCCGGCCGTCCCGATGGAGATCCGGATGGACTCCCAGTACGCGATGAAGGCCGTCACCACCTGGCTGCCCGGCTGGAAGCGCAAGGGCTGGAAGACGGCCGCGGGCAAGCCCGTCGCCAATCAGGAACTGGTCGCCGGTATCGACGCGCTGCTCACGGACCGCTCCGTGGAGTTCCGGTACGTCCCCGCGCACCAGGTGGACGGCGATCCGCTCAACGACTTCGCCGACCGGGCGGCGAGCCAGGCGGCGATCGTCCAGGAGGCCGCCGGCAGCGCCCTCGGCTCCCCGGAACCGCCGCCCGCCCCCGACGCCGCGCCAGCCGCCGCCCGTCGGCGGACCTCCGGACCGGCCGCGAAGAAAGCCTCCGCACCGCAGCGGCGCGGCTCGGGGAAGCCGACGCGGACCCTCAACGCCAAGTTCCCCGGCCGCTGCCGCTGCGGACGCTCCTACGCGGCGGGCGAGCCCATCACCAAGAACCCGGAGGGCTGGGGCCACCCCGCCTGCCGCTCAGGGGCGGGCGACGACATGCCTTAG
- a CDS encoding sugar transferase yields the protein MGLFEAAGARVIDSPAGTARLDRAPEREDKSRHRPAERWLRQLALAVDAAGALLPVGLLCAVTQQPQPLLTSVLAGAAWLAVGASKNRYSREAAAGDDAALPVLRDWLTMLGVLAVVCVAARVEVSLKVCVLALVPCLALGVARRRLVRRYLVAVRRRAQALRRVLIVGEAGTVDVVLAELAHRTDHEYVVVGSCLVGEETTDSAVAVRARLASDGNLPEAALDGETVLRCAADLDADLVFVAPGRQLSAARVRRLAWALHDGGRNLAILPGLIDVSQHRVRLAKAAGLTVMHIDPAARRGVPVMLKQITDWLGALLLLVLLSPVFAVVAAAIRFSSAGPVFYWQIRVGQDLRPFRMWKFRTMVVTADRMRAALDSSNEHDGAMFKIRRDPRVTPVGRLLRRFSLDELPQLFNVLTGHMSLVGPRPPLPEEVERYDGTELRRLSVKPGLTGLWQVSGRSDLSWDETVALDLSYVDNWSYTRDIGVLVRTVRAVVDGRGAY from the coding sequence ATGGGGTTGTTCGAAGCTGCCGGAGCAAGGGTGATCGACTCACCTGCCGGGACAGCAAGGTTGGACCGCGCGCCGGAGCGCGAGGACAAGAGCAGGCACAGGCCGGCGGAACGGTGGCTGCGGCAGCTGGCGTTAGCCGTCGACGCGGCGGGCGCCCTGCTGCCGGTCGGGCTGCTCTGTGCCGTGACACAGCAGCCGCAGCCGCTGCTCACCTCGGTGCTGGCCGGGGCCGCGTGGCTGGCCGTCGGCGCATCGAAGAATCGATACAGCCGGGAGGCGGCGGCCGGTGACGACGCCGCGCTGCCGGTCTTACGGGACTGGCTGACCATGCTGGGCGTGCTGGCCGTCGTCTGCGTCGCGGCGCGGGTGGAGGTCTCGCTCAAGGTCTGTGTGCTCGCCCTGGTGCCGTGCCTGGCACTGGGCGTGGCCCGGCGCAGGCTCGTACGCCGCTATCTGGTGGCCGTCCGGCGTCGTGCGCAGGCGCTGCGCCGGGTGCTGATCGTCGGGGAGGCGGGCACCGTCGATGTGGTGCTCGCGGAGCTGGCGCACCGTACCGATCATGAATATGTCGTCGTCGGCAGCTGTCTCGTCGGCGAGGAGACCACCGATTCGGCGGTGGCCGTCCGTGCCCGGCTGGCTTCCGACGGGAATCTGCCCGAGGCGGCGCTGGACGGCGAGACCGTGCTGCGGTGCGCCGCCGACCTCGACGCCGATCTGGTCTTTGTGGCGCCGGGCCGTCAGCTGTCCGCGGCGCGGGTGCGCCGGCTCGCCTGGGCGCTGCACGACGGAGGGCGGAATCTGGCCATACTGCCGGGCCTGATCGATGTCTCGCAGCACCGGGTCCGGCTGGCGAAGGCGGCGGGGCTGACGGTGATGCACATAGACCCCGCGGCGCGGCGCGGGGTTCCGGTCATGCTGAAGCAGATCACGGACTGGCTGGGGGCACTGCTGCTACTGGTGCTGCTCTCCCCGGTGTTCGCCGTGGTGGCGGCGGCGATACGATTCTCCTCCGCCGGGCCGGTGTTCTACTGGCAAATACGCGTCGGCCAGGATCTGCGGCCGTTCCGGATGTGGAAGTTCCGCACGATGGTCGTCACCGCCGACCGGATGCGGGCCGCCCTGGACTCGTCGAACGAGCACGACGGGGCGATGTTCAAGATCCGGCGGGATCCACGGGTGACACCGGTGGGCCGGCTGCTGCGCCGCTTCTCGCTGGACGAACTGCCCCAGCTGTTCAACGTCCTGACCGGCCATATGTCATTGGTCGGCCCGCGGCCGCCGCTGCCCGAAGAGGTGGAGCGGTACGACGGGACCGAGCTGCGCCGGCTGTCCGTCAAACCGGGGCTGACCGGGCTGTGGCAGGTCAGCGGGCGGTCCGATCTCTCCTGGGACGAGACCGTCGCACTGGATCTGAGCTATGTGGACAACTGGTCCTACACCCGCGACATAGGGGTACTGGTCCGGACCGTACGTGCCGTCGTGGACGGGCGCGGTGCGTACTAG
- a CDS encoding IPT/TIG domain-containing protein encodes MTSPSVAMLLANALVPVGTGPIGVEITPNGSFAYVANNGGNTVSVIDTTTNLVTATVTGLNGPIDVAITPNGSFVYVTNGSGNTVSVIDTTTNTIIGAPIVVGANPFEVDITPDGAFAYVANHGSGTVSVIDTSTNLSIATIIVGSLPNGVAVSPDGLTVYVTNSGSGSVSVIDTATNLVTATVGVGSTPIGVAFTPDGNFAYVANNGSSTVSVIDTTTGPPSVVTTINGFGTPAGVAVNPDGTRVFVVNFGANNVSVIDTSTNTIITTLAVGTQPSRDAVTPDGNFLYVTNNGSNNVSVLQIRPIVTSITPGSGSTLGGDPITISGSGFTGATAVTLNSTPVASFIVVDDNTITATTPAHAAGTVQASVTVPLGTGTGGSFTFVPPAPTITSISPSSGTTSGGTLVTITGTNFTGATAVSIAGTPVTSFQVVDDTHISAITAPHAPGTGPVSVTTPGGTATGPVTYTYVTPAPTISGFTPASGSTTGGTQVTITGTGFTGATAVTIVGTPAASFQVLNDTTIVAITAPHAPGSGPITVTTPGGTAISGTNYTYVTQAPTLTGIFPASGPAGASTQVALSGTGLTGATSVTVNGTPVPFTVVSDNQITATLPPHAAGTVTVTVTTPGGSASIPFTYTRDRTQLTATPAIVQVFPPHPYAGILTATLTDADTGQPLAGQPITFTTGSTTLCTVVTNAQGVATCPAVLALPLIILNGGYTATYAGNSNHQPATAHGAVITL; translated from the coding sequence ATGACGTCGCCGTCCGTGGCGATGCTGCTCGCAAATGCGCTGGTACCCGTGGGAACCGGGCCGATCGGCGTGGAGATCACGCCGAACGGCAGCTTCGCCTACGTGGCGAACAACGGCGGCAACACCGTCAGCGTCATCGACACCACCACGAACCTGGTGACCGCCACAGTCACGGGTCTGAACGGGCCGATCGATGTGGCGATCACGCCGAACGGCAGCTTCGTCTACGTCACCAACGGCAGCGGCAACACCGTCAGCGTCATCGACACCACCACCAACACGATCATCGGTGCCCCCATCGTCGTCGGGGCCAACCCGTTCGAGGTCGACATCACCCCGGACGGTGCCTTCGCCTACGTCGCCAATCACGGCAGCGGCACGGTCAGCGTCATCGACACCAGCACCAACCTGTCGATTGCCACCATCATCGTCGGCAGCTTGCCGAACGGTGTGGCGGTGAGCCCTGACGGCCTGACCGTCTACGTCACCAATTCCGGCAGCGGCTCGGTCAGTGTCATCGACACCGCCACGAACCTGGTGACCGCCACCGTCGGCGTCGGCAGCACCCCGATCGGAGTGGCGTTCACCCCTGACGGCAACTTCGCCTACGTGGCGAACAACGGCTCCAGCACGGTCAGTGTCATCGACACCACCACCGGCCCCCCGAGCGTCGTCACCACCATCAACGGCTTCGGGACCCCGGCCGGTGTGGCAGTGAATCCGGACGGCACCCGGGTGTTCGTGGTGAACTTCGGCGCGAACAACGTCAGTGTCATCGACACCAGCACCAACACCATCATCACCACCCTGGCCGTGGGCACCCAGCCCTCCCGGGACGCGGTGACCCCGGACGGGAACTTCCTCTACGTCACCAACAACGGAAGCAACAACGTCAGCGTCCTCCAGATCCGGCCGATCGTCACCAGCATCACCCCGGGGTCCGGCTCCACGCTCGGCGGCGACCCGATCACGATCTCCGGCAGCGGCTTCACCGGAGCGACCGCCGTGACGCTCAACTCCACCCCCGTCGCCAGCTTCATCGTGGTCGACGACAACACCATCACGGCGACCACGCCCGCGCACGCCGCCGGAACCGTCCAGGCCAGCGTGACCGTGCCCTTGGGCACCGGAACGGGCGGCAGTTTCACCTTCGTCCCGCCCGCGCCCACGATCACCAGCATCAGCCCGTCCTCGGGCACCACCTCCGGCGGCACCCTGGTCACCATCACCGGCACCAACTTCACCGGCGCGACCGCCGTGAGCATCGCCGGAACCCCGGTCACCAGCTTCCAGGTCGTGGACGACACCCACATCTCCGCGATCACCGCGCCGCACGCACCCGGTACCGGCCCGGTATCCGTCACCACCCCCGGCGGCACCGCCACCGGACCGGTGACCTACACCTACGTCACCCCGGCCCCGACGATCAGCGGCTTCACCCCCGCCTCCGGCAGCACCACCGGCGGCACTCAAGTCACCATCACCGGAACCGGGTTCACCGGCGCCACCGCGGTCACCATCGTCGGGACCCCCGCCGCGAGCTTCCAGGTGCTCAACGACACGACCATCGTCGCCATCACCGCGCCGCACGCCCCCGGCAGCGGCCCGATCACCGTCACCACCCCCGGTGGAACCGCCATCAGCGGCACCAACTACACCTACGTCACGCAGGCTCCGACCCTCACCGGGATCTTCCCCGCCAGCGGCCCGGCCGGCGCCAGCACCCAGGTCGCCCTCAGCGGCACCGGCCTGACCGGCGCGACCAGCGTCACCGTCAACGGCACCCCGGTGCCCTTCACCGTCGTCTCCGACAACCAGATCACCGCGACCCTGCCCCCGCACGCGGCCGGCACCGTCACGGTCACCGTCACCACCCCCGGGGGCAGCGCGAGCATCCCGTTCACCTACACCCGTGACCGCACTCAGCTGACCGCCACCCCCGCGATCGTCCAGGTCTTCCCGCCCCACCCCTACGCCGGGATCCTGACCGCGACGCTGACCGACGCCGACACCGGACAGCCCCTCGCCGGACAGCCCATCACCTTCACCACCGGCAGCACCACGCTGTGCACCGTCGTCACCAACGCGCAGGGAGTGGCGACCTGCCCGGCCGTCCTGGCACTGCCGCTGATCATCCTCAACGGCGGATACACCGCCACCTACGCGGGCAACTCCAACCACCAGCCCGCCACCGCCCACGGCGCGGTCATCACCCTCTGA
- the gmd gene encoding GDP-mannose 4,6-dehydratase: MPKTAVITGITGQDGSYLAELLLSKGYQVHGLMRRSSSFNTERIDHIYQDPHTPDRRLLLHHVDLSDGVALVNLLRDVQPDEVYNLGAQSHVRVSFDAPLYTGDVTGLGAVRLLEAIRASGVQTRLYQASSSEMFGATPPPQNEGTPFHPRSPYGCAKVMAYWSTVNYREAYGLFGVNGILFNHESPRRGETFVTRKITRAVARIQAGLQEHLYLGNLDAVRDWGYAPEYVEAMWRMLQRDEPDDYVVATGVAATVRDFLQAAFDAVGLDWERSVRFDPKYERPSEVDALIGDASKAKSLLDWSAKVQFDELARIMVESDIRQLEDELSGHRVRVDR, encoded by the coding sequence ATGCCGAAAACCGCGGTCATCACCGGAATCACCGGTCAGGACGGGTCGTATCTCGCCGAATTACTGCTGAGCAAGGGCTACCAGGTGCACGGGCTGATGCGACGCTCGTCGAGCTTCAACACCGAGCGCATCGACCACATCTACCAGGACCCGCACACCCCCGACCGGCGGCTGCTGCTGCACCACGTCGATCTGTCGGACGGGGTGGCGCTGGTGAATCTGCTGCGCGATGTGCAGCCCGACGAGGTCTACAACCTCGGGGCCCAGTCCCATGTCCGGGTCTCCTTCGACGCCCCGCTGTACACCGGCGATGTGACCGGGCTGGGCGCCGTACGGCTGCTGGAGGCCATCCGGGCCAGCGGGGTGCAGACCCGGCTCTACCAGGCCTCGTCCTCGGAGATGTTCGGCGCCACCCCGCCGCCGCAGAACGAGGGGACGCCGTTCCATCCGCGCAGCCCGTACGGCTGCGCCAAGGTCATGGCGTACTGGTCCACGGTCAACTACCGCGAAGCGTATGGCCTGTTCGGGGTTAATGGGATTCTCTTCAACCACGAGAGCCCGCGGCGCGGTGAGACCTTCGTGACCCGCAAGATCACCCGCGCGGTGGCCCGTATCCAGGCGGGCCTGCAGGAACACCTCTACCTCGGCAACCTCGACGCGGTCCGCGACTGGGGTTACGCCCCGGAGTACGTGGAGGCCATGTGGCGGATGCTCCAGCGGGACGAGCCCGACGACTATGTGGTGGCGACCGGGGTGGCCGCGACCGTACGGGACTTCCTTCAGGCCGCCTTCGACGCGGTGGGGCTGGACTGGGAGCGCAGTGTGCGCTTCGACCCGAAGTATGAGCGGCCCTCCGAGGTGGACGCGCTCATCGGTGACGCGTCCAAGGCCAAGAGCCTGCTGGACTGGTCGGCGAAGGTGCAGTTCGACGAACTCGCCCGGATCATGGTCGAGTCGGACATACGGCAGCTGGAGGACGAACTCTCCGGCCACCGGGTGCGGGTGGACCGATGA
- a CDS encoding DapH/DapD/GlmU-related protein, with product MTVTATDRRLRGFTGEGYDKGRGVLTQVAWFVVLNVVFMKWWCPPRLRPALLRAFGAEVGERVLIRHRVRVQWPWKLTIGDDVWVGEDSWLINLEPISIGHDVCVSQGALLCTGSHQRRSPTFEFDNAPIRLEPGSWVAARAMVLRGVTVGADAVVGAGAVAHRDVPPRAVHTTGGAV from the coding sequence ATGACGGTCACCGCCACCGACCGCCGGCTGCGCGGCTTCACCGGCGAGGGTTACGACAAGGGCCGGGGGGTGCTGACCCAGGTCGCCTGGTTCGTCGTGCTCAACGTCGTGTTCATGAAGTGGTGGTGCCCGCCGCGGCTGCGGCCCGCGCTGCTGCGGGCGTTCGGCGCCGAGGTCGGCGAACGGGTGCTCATCCGGCACCGGGTACGGGTGCAGTGGCCGTGGAAGCTGACCATCGGCGATGACGTCTGGGTGGGTGAGGACTCCTGGCTGATCAACCTGGAGCCGATCAGTATCGGCCATGATGTCTGTGTGTCCCAGGGCGCGCTGCTGTGCACCGGCAGCCACCAACGGCGGTCGCCCACCTTCGAGTTCGACAATGCGCCGATCCGTCTGGAGCCCGGGTCCTGGGTGGCCGCCCGTGCGATGGTGCTGCGTGGGGTCACCGTCGGGGCGGACGCGGTGGTCGGCGCGGGCGCGGTCGCCCACCGCGATGTGCCGCCGCGGGCC
- a CDS encoding GDP-L-fucose synthase family protein, with the protein MDDLLPTPARVFVAGHRGLVGSAVARRLSDRGYDVLTRPRAELDLRDAGATEEYLRAERPDAVVLAAAKVGGIMANSTRPVEFLEDNLSIQLSVIAGAHRAGVRRLLFLGSSCIYPKHAAQPITEDALLSGPLEPTNEAYAIAKIAGLVQIRSYRRQHGASFISAMPTNLYGPGDNYDLETSHVLPALIRRFHEAKEQGLPELTLWGTGAPLREFLHVDDLAAACEVLLRRYDGDDTVNVGCGTDLTIADLASCVASAVGYEGRISFDPSRPDGTPRKLLDISKMRALGWSPTIPLADGIARTYQAWRSEPATA; encoded by the coding sequence ATGGATGACTTGCTGCCCACGCCCGCTCGTGTCTTCGTCGCGGGCCACCGAGGTCTGGTCGGATCCGCCGTCGCCCGGCGGCTGTCCGACCGGGGCTATGACGTACTGACCCGCCCCCGCGCGGAACTCGACCTGCGCGATGCCGGGGCCACCGAGGAGTATCTGCGCGCGGAACGGCCCGACGCCGTCGTCCTGGCGGCCGCCAAGGTCGGCGGAATCATGGCCAACAGCACCCGCCCCGTGGAGTTCCTGGAGGACAACCTGAGCATCCAGCTCAGCGTCATCGCGGGCGCGCACCGGGCCGGGGTGCGCCGGCTGCTGTTCCTCGGATCGAGCTGTATCTACCCCAAGCACGCCGCGCAGCCCATCACCGAAGACGCCCTGCTGAGCGGTCCGTTGGAGCCCACCAACGAGGCGTATGCGATAGCCAAGATCGCCGGCCTCGTCCAGATCCGCTCCTACCGCCGGCAACACGGTGCCTCCTTCATCTCCGCCATGCCGACGAACCTCTACGGGCCCGGCGACAACTACGACCTGGAGACCTCGCACGTCCTGCCCGCACTCATCCGCCGCTTCCACGAGGCGAAGGAGCAGGGGCTGCCGGAGCTCACCCTCTGGGGCACCGGCGCCCCGCTGCGCGAGTTCCTGCACGTCGACGATCTGGCCGCGGCCTGCGAGGTGCTGCTGCGCCGCTATGACGGCGACGACACGGTCAATGTCGGCTGCGGGACCGACCTGACCATCGCCGACCTGGCCTCCTGTGTCGCCTCCGCGGTGGGGTACGAGGGCCGGATCTCCTTCGACCCGTCCCGTCCCGACGGCACCCCGCGCAAGCTGCTCGACATCAGCAAGATGCGTGCGCTGGGCTGGTCGCCCACCATCCCGCTCGCCGACGGCATCGCCCGCACCTATCAGGCGTGGCGCTCGGAGCCCGCCACCGCGTAA